The Methyloceanibacter sp. wino2 nucleotide sequence CCATGTCGCGCGCTTCGTTGAGGGGAATGCCGCGCGCTTCGTAGATGAGCGCGAGTTCTTCGGCTTCCTGGTCGGGATAACGCTCAAGCTCGTCCTTCTCTTGCGCGATTTGATGCTCGAACATTTCCCGTTGCGACAACATGGAGATGAACTCGCCCGCGCCCATCGAGAACGCGCCCGCCAGCAGCCCGGCGATGCCGGTCAGCAGAATCTCGCTCGGCCCAACGCCTGCGCCTGCCACACCCATGACGAGGCACGTATTGGACACGAGCCCATCGTTCACGCCGAACACGCCCGCGCGCAGCGTGCCGCTGGTGTAGTTCTTGTGCTGACGTCCGATATCGTCGACGGAGGTGGGCCAGGGATGGCCGCTGCCGTCTGTCTTCTCGCCCTTCGGCTCCTCGGCCCTGCCACGATAGACGGAGATGCCCCGCACCTTGTGTGCGGACAAGACGTTGCGCATGGCGCGCGGCGGCAGGATGCCCAATAGAAAGACCATGATGCGTGAGCGCATTGACGGCGTGAAACCCGGAACCTGCTTGAGGTCCTTGGCGAGGATCGCGGCCTGCGCCTCAGCCGCCTCGG carries:
- a CDS encoding VIT1/CCC1 transporter family protein; translation: MEDVLERWRSEKTAAYLSSAVAANEPDPRRAKLFRKMAEAAEAQAAILAKDLKQVPGFTPSMRSRIMVFLLGILPPRAMRNVLSAHKVRGISVYRGRAEEPKGEKTDGSGHPWPTSVDDIGRQHKNYTSGTLRAGVFGVNDGLVSNTCLVMGVAGAGVGPSEILLTGIAGLLAGAFSMGAGEFISMLSQREMFEHQIAQEKDELERYPDQEAEELALIYEARGIPLNEARDMAKHLIANPEQALDALTREELGLNPEELGSPMGAAVSSFLTFSVGACVPLIPYLLGYEKEGIVIAAILAGIALFGVGSALSLFSGKNAFIGGARMLVVGSVAAAATYFIGSLLGANVA